The segment GCCAGGCGTAGGGGTGGTTCCAGAGCCAGAGGGTGCGGACCGAGGCGATCCCCGCGGCGAGGAGCCCCGGACCGGGCCCGAAGGCCACGGCGGCAAGGAGGTACGCCACCCCGCCGAAGACCAGGTCCGTCCCCGGGGAGAGCGGGATGGGGTAGAGGTTGACGAGGTAGCCGGCGATCCCCAGGAGGACGGCGGCGCCCCACCGGAACGCGAAGGCGCGTCTGCGCGCTCCTGGCTTCACCAGGGGACTACCCCGCCCTCCGCGTCTTGCGGCGGAGGAAGTCCTTCATGATGTACTGGCCCAGCGTCATCGTGGTGGTGAAGTACGCCTTCCCCCGCGCGATCTCGGAGACGCGGTTCACGAAGGCCACGAGGTGCGCGTCGCGGGCCAGCATGAAGGTGTTGATCAGGATCCCCGCCTTGCGGCAGGCCGCCACCTCCTGGAAGGTCTCCCGCAGCACGCGCGCGTCCAGCCCCATGGAGTTCTTGTAGATGCGCCCGTCCGGGAGCGTGAGCGCCGAGGGCTTCCCGTCGGTGATCATCACGATCTGGCGCATGTCCTTGTTCTGCGCCAGGAGGAGCCGCCGGGCCAGCTTGAGCCCCTCGGCCGTGTTGGTGTGGAAGGGCCCCACCTGGGCGTGGGCCAGCCGCGAGAGCGGGATCTCCTCCGCGCGGTCGCCGAAGGTGACCACGCGCAGGGTGTCGCCCGGGAACTGCGTGCGGATCAGGTGCGAGAGCGCCAGCGCCACCTTCTTGGCCGGGGTGAAGCGGTCCTCGCCGTACAGGACCATGGAGTGGCTGGTGTCCAGCATCAGCACGGTGGCGCAGCTCGACCGGTACTCGGCCTGGTGGACGTGCAGGTCGCCGTAGTCCAGGTCGATGCGGCCGTCCTCGCGGAGCCCGTCGTGCGCCAGCGCGCTCTTGAGGGTGGCGGGGATGTCCAGGTTCAGCGTGTCCCCGAACTCGTACGGCCGGCTCGCCGCCTCCGCCTCCACCCCGGTGGCGAGGTGCGGGGTGTCGTGCGACCCGAAGGACGACTTCCCCATGGCGCCCAGGAGCCCGCGGAGGGT is part of the Longimicrobiaceae bacterium genome and harbors:
- a CDS encoding VWA domain-containing protein encodes the protein MRFTNYTRYTGNRADALNLQALLDHLSDFLLQSGFAGGQHYHPYWGEFGGEDERSLDALREALLRALIESGQLTPEMLAELRGEGGGDDAVRQEIAELLDRLIERLVEEGYLNVTQPGAPGGPPPQAGEGKVDEARSAARQVEFDLTGKGMDFLGYRTLRGLLGAMGKSSFGSHDTPHLATGVEAEAASRPYEFGDTLNLDIPATLKSALAHDGLREDGRIDLDYGDLHVHQAEYRSSCATVLMLDTSHSMVLYGEDRFTPAKKVALALSHLIRTQFPGDTLRVVTFGDRAEEIPLSRLAHAQVGPFHTNTAEGLKLARRLLLAQNKDMRQIVMITDGKPSALTLPDGRIYKNSMGLDARVLRETFQEVAACRKAGILINTFMLARDAHLVAFVNRVSEIARGKAYFTTTMTLGQYIMKDFLRRKTRRAG